A portion of the Calditrichota bacterium genome contains these proteins:
- the lpxA gene encoding acyl-ACP--UDP-N-acetylglucosamine O-acyltransferase, with protein MIQIDEKAVVSPKAELADNVRIGPFAVVEENVQIGENSVIAPGAHLAPGTRIGKNVRVFTGAVLGTVPQDLKFGGEETTLEIGDGTTIREYATMNRGTHESWVTRVGKDCLIMAYTHVAHDCHIGDHVILANAVNLAGHVTIEDWAALGGMVPVHQFVRIGAHAFVGGGYRVVKDVPPFVLVMGEPLQYAGINLVGLRRRGFSQEQLAAIKRTYRILYQSKLNVSQALDQIKAEIKPTEEILQIIRFVEKSERGIVR; from the coding sequence GTGATTCAGATAGATGAAAAGGCGGTTGTCAGCCCCAAGGCAGAACTGGCTGATAACGTGCGGATTGGTCCGTTTGCCGTGGTGGAAGAGAACGTGCAAATCGGGGAAAATTCGGTCATTGCCCCCGGGGCTCATCTTGCACCCGGCACACGAATCGGAAAAAATGTGCGCGTGTTTACAGGGGCTGTGCTGGGAACGGTTCCGCAGGATTTAAAATTTGGCGGTGAAGAGACCACTCTGGAAATCGGTGACGGAACAACCATCCGTGAATACGCCACCATGAACCGGGGAACCCACGAAAGCTGGGTGACCCGTGTGGGAAAAGATTGTCTCATTATGGCCTACACCCATGTGGCCCACGACTGCCATATCGGGGATCACGTGATTCTGGCCAATGCCGTGAATCTGGCCGGACATGTGACGATCGAGGATTGGGCCGCGCTGGGCGGAATGGTTCCGGTGCACCAGTTCGTCCGGATTGGAGCCCATGCTTTTGTGGGCGGCGGTTACCGGGTGGTAAAGGATGTTCCTCCCTTTGTACTGGTGATGGGAGAACCCCTCCAGTACGCCGGGATTAATCTGGTGGGCCTGCGCCGCCGGGGATTCTCGCAGGAACAGCTGGCCGCCATAAAACGGACGTACCGTATTCTCTACCAGTCCAAACTCAATGTTTCGCAGGCGCTCGATCAGATCAAGGCCGAAATCAAGCCGACGGAAGAAATCCTGCAAATTATTCGTTTTGTTGAAAAAAGCGAAAGAGGAATCGTCCGCTAA
- a CDS encoding lipoate--protein ligase family protein, with amino-acid sequence METWRLLVQPNRPGDWHMAADSVIAAAIGQGKVPSTVRLYTWLPDTISLGYHQSEEEINLEACRRDGVAVVRRPTGGRAIYHRDEITYAALFPSTSRLYDSRLLTCYANVSRVLKTALERFSIRLDPFEAVSSSAAYAGSPVCFARALSYELTIGGRKMVGSAQRRWPDRVLQHGSILLGESHQKLADYLNLPAEKRAEEKRNLLEGTICVRDVSPRSISLTEFAEALQESFLRLFEIKLVPGTLTSEELSEIEAIRGEFRIV; translated from the coding sequence ATGGAAACGTGGCGCTTACTGGTTCAACCGAACCGGCCGGGCGACTGGCACATGGCGGCAGATTCCGTTATTGCAGCGGCCATCGGGCAGGGGAAAGTGCCTTCCACCGTGCGTCTGTACACCTGGCTGCCGGACACCATTTCTCTGGGGTACCACCAGAGTGAAGAGGAGATCAATCTGGAGGCCTGTCGCAGGGATGGGGTGGCGGTTGTCCGAAGGCCGACGGGCGGAAGGGCCATTTACCACAGGGACGAAATAACGTACGCGGCCCTGTTCCCTTCAACCAGCCGCCTGTACGATTCCCGGTTACTGACCTGTTATGCCAATGTGTCCCGGGTGTTGAAAACGGCCCTTGAGCGATTTTCAATTCGTTTGGACCCTTTCGAAGCGGTTTCATCGTCCGCCGCGTATGCCGGATCGCCTGTTTGCTTTGCCCGGGCATTGAGCTACGAACTGACGATTGGCGGAAGAAAAATGGTGGGATCGGCCCAGCGGCGCTGGCCGGATCGGGTTTTGCAGCACGGCTCGATTTTACTGGGGGAGTCTCATCAGAAGCTGGCCGATTACCTGAATCTTCCGGCAGAAAAACGGGCGGAGGAAAAACGCAACCTGCTGGAAGGGACGATTTGCGTCAGGGACGTTTCTCCTCGGTCAATTTCGTTGACTGAATTTGCCGAAGCCCTTCAGGAAAGCTTCCTTCGGCTTTTTGAAATAAAACTGGTTCCCGGCACGCTGACATCCGAAGAGCTAAGCGAGATTGAAGCCATCCGGGGAGAATTTCGAATTGTGTAA
- a CDS encoding 1-deoxy-D-xylulose-5-phosphate reductoisomerase, translating to MKILSILGSSGSIGRNTLDVVARFPGEFRVSCLTVHTQVSVLLQQVKAFHPARVVVTEPGEQSAVLKEIESLGTEVWTGEEALTRCLEEDASTLVVNALVGAVGLKPTLKAIEKGKQLALANKETLVMAGEIVTREARKNNVAILPVDSEHSAIFQCLVGEDRQTVEKIILTGSGGPFLGRAKEDLEQVTVEQALAHPKWSMGKKITIDSATLMNKGLEVIEARWLFGIPLEKIDVVIHPQSIIHSMVAFVDGSVKAQLGVPDMRLPIQYALFYPERRPSGFERVDFAKIRELTFFKPDPGTFPNLRLAMEALREGGTLPAVLNGANEEAVHQFLNKRISFTEIPRLIEQALSAHHRVSSPTIQDILQADAWSRDFVKEHAAR from the coding sequence ATGAAAATACTTTCGATTTTAGGTTCCTCCGGTTCCATTGGCCGGAACACACTGGATGTCGTGGCTCGTTTTCCCGGTGAGTTCCGGGTATCGTGCCTGACGGTTCACACACAGGTGTCTGTGTTGTTGCAGCAGGTCAAGGCCTTTCATCCGGCACGCGTGGTGGTAACCGAACCCGGTGAACAGTCTGCCGTTTTGAAGGAAATTGAATCGCTGGGAACAGAGGTCTGGACGGGCGAAGAGGCCCTTACGCGCTGTCTGGAAGAGGATGCCTCCACTCTGGTGGTGAATGCCCTTGTCGGCGCAGTGGGATTGAAACCCACGCTGAAAGCCATTGAAAAGGGAAAGCAGCTGGCTCTGGCCAACAAGGAAACGCTTGTGATGGCCGGGGAAATCGTAACCCGGGAAGCGCGGAAAAACAATGTAGCGATTTTGCCTGTTGATAGCGAACACAGTGCCATATTTCAATGTCTCGTCGGTGAGGATCGGCAGACGGTAGAAAAGATCATTCTGACCGGTTCGGGAGGGCCCTTTCTGGGACGGGCCAAAGAGGATTTGGAGCAGGTTACGGTAGAACAGGCCCTGGCGCACCCCAAGTGGTCGATGGGCAAAAAGATCACAATCGATTCGGCCACGCTCATGAACAAGGGGTTAGAGGTTATTGAAGCGCGGTGGCTGTTTGGCATTCCCCTTGAAAAAATTGACGTGGTTATTCATCCACAATCCATCATCCATTCAATGGTTGCCTTTGTGGATGGTTCGGTTAAGGCCCAGCTCGGGGTTCCCGATATGCGGCTGCCCATCCAATATGCGTTGTTTTATCCGGAAAGGCGTCCCTCCGGTTTCGAACGGGTGGATTTTGCAAAGATTCGGGAACTGACGTTTTTTAAGCCGGACCCGGGCACCTTTCCCAATCTGCGGCTGGCCATGGAGGCCCTTCGGGAGGGGGGAACACTCCCTGCCGTGCTGAACGGGGCCAATGAAGAGGCGGTGCATCAATTCCTGAATAAAAGAATTTCGTTTACGGAGATTCCTCGTCTGATTGAGCAGGCGCTGTCGGCGCATCACCGGGTGTCTTCTCCAACCATTCAGGATATTTTGCAGGCCGATGCCTGGAGCCGCGATTTTGTGAAAGAACACGCAGCGCGCTAA
- the rseP gene encoding RIP metalloprotease RseP, with product MTTALATIFVLGVLVFLHEFGHFIVAKLVGIRVERFSIGFPPRLFGKKIGETDYCVSLIPLGGYVKMAGMVDESMDTEIKGEPWEFQSKSFWEKFSVILAGPLMNVLIAIVVFAGLTLSLGVGVVKDATIAQVSPGMPAAAAGIQPGDRIVAINGQEVSSWDEMTKIIHSHADKDLEVEWIHNGEHKKAVIHARAENVPIDGKIERVGLIGISPKLYMEKVGPLKAIGAGFVRTWDLTKLVGYSIWMLATGKASLRNLGGPIIIAKMAGESAKSGFSTLLAFMAFISLNLAILNVLPIPGLDGGHLIFIVLEAIMGRPVPTKTKLVIQQVGMFILLALIVLVIFNDLHNLHTIK from the coding sequence ATGACGACGGCATTAGCGACAATTTTTGTTTTGGGGGTTTTGGTATTTCTCCATGAATTCGGGCATTTTATCGTTGCCAAATTGGTTGGCATTCGTGTGGAACGGTTTTCCATTGGATTTCCTCCCCGGTTGTTCGGTAAGAAAATCGGGGAAACCGACTATTGTGTTTCCCTGATTCCTCTGGGCGGCTACGTGAAAATGGCGGGCATGGTGGACGAAAGCATGGACACGGAAATTAAGGGAGAACCGTGGGAATTCCAGTCGAAATCGTTTTGGGAAAAATTTTCGGTGATCCTTGCAGGGCCCCTGATGAACGTCCTGATTGCGATTGTTGTTTTCGCCGGACTGACGCTGTCTCTTGGCGTGGGCGTGGTCAAGGATGCCACCATCGCGCAGGTGAGTCCCGGAATGCCTGCGGCTGCAGCGGGAATTCAGCCGGGGGACAGGATTGTGGCCATTAACGGACAAGAGGTGTCGTCGTGGGATGAGATGACGAAAATTATTCACAGCCATGCTGACAAGGACCTTGAAGTGGAATGGATTCATAACGGCGAACACAAAAAGGCCGTTATTCATGCCCGTGCCGAGAATGTGCCCATTGACGGGAAGATCGAAAGAGTGGGGCTCATTGGCATCAGTCCGAAGCTGTACATGGAAAAGGTCGGCCCGTTAAAAGCCATTGGCGCGGGGTTTGTGCGAACCTGGGACCTGACTAAATTGGTGGGGTACTCCATCTGGATGCTGGCCACCGGAAAGGCGTCTTTGCGGAATCTCGGCGGTCCGATCATTATTGCAAAAATGGCCGGGGAAAGTGCCAAATCCGGATTTTCCACCCTGCTTGCTTTTATGGCCTTTATCAGCCTGAATCTGGCCATTTTGAATGTTCTCCCCATTCCGGGGCTGGACGGCGGCCATTTAATCTTTATTGTTCTGGAAGCTATCATGGGACGGCCGGTTCCGACCAAAACCAAATTGGTTATTCAGCAGGTGGGGATGTTTATCCTGCTCGCGCTGATTGTGCTGGTCATCTTCAACGATCTTCACAATCTTCACACGATAAAATAG